The Devosia sp. 1566 sequence CGCCATTGAGGTGCTTGACGGCCAGTTCATAGGCCTTCTGCTCGTCCGCGCCTTCTTCGGCGTAAGCGCCGGTCAGCGGCAGGTTGAGCCCGAAGGTGACGGTGTCGCCTGTGGGATTGTTGCAGAATTCCTGCGCCCAGGCACCGCGGGTGAAAATGGCGGGGGCGACGCCCGTGGCGATAATGCCGGCCAGGCCGGTCTGCAAAACCCTGCGGCGGGACAGGCCACGCTTGAGAAGTGTCATTGGTGTTCCTCCTTTTGGCGCGGGGCAACTGATGCATAGCCAGCCGCTCACCGCCGGTGAATATTTCCACCTCAGTAAAACCACAGCAATAGTGCATTGTTATTGCAGCGCTATTCTGTAAATTGTTGATCAGGCTGGGCCGATAACCAGTCAATCAATTTACAGGGGGAGGGGAGGGCATGCGGGCGCCGATCGGGTTTCGCATCAGCAACCGGCGGAAATCGCTCAAGATTTCGCAGGCAGCCCTGGCCCGCAGCCTTGGTATTTCGCCGAGCTATTTGAACCTCATCGAAAACAACAAGCGCGACATCGGCGGGGCGCTGCTGAACCGCGTCGCAGCCCAGTTGCAGATCGATATCGATGAACTCGCCGGGCGCACCGAGCAAAAGCTGCTCCAGGAGCTCGAGGAAGCCCATGCTGACCCCTTGCTTGAGTCGCTGCCGTTCCGGCCCGACGAGCGGCGTGAACTCGTCGCCCAATATCCCGCCAGCGCCACCGCTCTCGCGCGGCTGCATCGCGCCTATGCCACCGCCCAGTCCAATGCCGATGCCTATGCCGATCGGCTGCGCTCGGACCCGCTGTTGGGCGAATTGCTTCACCAGATCCTATCGGGCATCACCGCCGTGCGCTCCAGCGCCGAAATCCTTGAAGATGTTGGAGACCTCGACGAGTCAGAGCGCCGCCAGTTCCTTGCCGCCATTAGCCGGGAAGCGCGCACCCTTTCGGAGGTCGCGCGCAACCTCATCGGCCAGTTCGAAACCGCGAGCGAAAGCCGGCGCAGCGGCTCGCCGGCGCGTGAAATCGACGATCTCATTATCGAGCAGCACAACCATTTCCCGCTGCTCGAAGAGGCGGCCGAGCACTTGCGGGCCCAGCTCGAGCGCGCCGGCTCCTTTGGCCCCGCCACCCTGACGACCCTGCTCGCCACCCACTTCGGCATTGAGGTTACGGCTGGCGGCCCGCCCCCGGAGCCAGGCTTTCCCGGTCAATACAGCTTTGACGCCACAACGCGCCGGATGTGGTTTGCCGGCGCCTCCACCCTCGCCACCCGCCAGTTCCAGCTGGCCCGCCTGTATGGGGAGCTGGCCGCTCCCGATGCCATCGCGCTCACCCTGCAGAACGCGCTGCTATCCACCCCGACCGCCCGGCGCCTCGCCGCCCGCGCCGCCGGCTCCTACCTCGCCGGGGCCATCGTTTTCCCCTATGGGCAGATGCTGCAGCGCGCCGAAAGCTGCGCCTATGACCTCGATCACCTCCGCCAAAGCTTCAACGCCAGCTATGAGCAGGTCGCCCATCGCCTCGTAACCCTGCGCCGTCCGGGGCAGGAGGGGATCCCCTTCGGCTTCCTGCGCTCCGATCCGGCCGGGCGCCTCACCAAGCATTTCCCGTTGCCGGGCCTCCTGCTGCCCAACAGCGGCCATGCCTGCCCGCTTTGGGCCATTTATGGCGCCTTCCGGACCCCTGAGGCGCTGCTCCGCCAGGTCGTTCGCTTCTCCGATGGCTCCCGCTACCTGTTCCTTGCTCGCACGGTGCAGCGCCGCGCCGGTTCCTTTCGCGAACAACCCGCTATCTCCTCGGTGATGCTGGCATGCGACGTGCTGCATGCCGACCGCACGATCTATGGCGCCGGCCTCGATCTCTCCAATCCGGCCGCCGATATTCCCGTCGGCCCCGCCTGTCGCCTGTGCACCCGGCGCGACTGCGCCAGCCGGCAGGAAGAACCTCTCGCCCCCGGCGGCAGCACGGCTCCAGATCGCGCGCCCTTGCTGCCGCACCAGTTTGGCCTTGGCGATCCGGCGTGATTGCGCTTTAGTGCATGAACTTGCGGAGGGGAGACCGCGGGTAAGGGGGGACTTTGACAATCGATATTGTCATTGCCGAGGATGAACCGAGCATTCTGGAATCGCTCGATTTCATTCTGCGGCGCGCCGGCTGGACCATCAGCGCCGTCACCGACGGCGATGCGGCGTTAGAGGCCGTGCGCCGCCTGCGCCCGCGCATCTTGGTGCTCGATGTCATGCTGCCCAAGCGCTCGGGCTTTGAGGTGCTCAAGCATATCCGCGCCAATGCCGATACCGAGCACCTGCCGGTGCTGATCCTGACCGCCAAGGGCCAGCAGCAGGACCGCCGCATTGCCGCCGAACTGGGCGCCAGTGATTTCGTCACCAAGCCCTATGCCAATGCCGAGGTGGTGGGCGCGGTCAGGCAATTGCTGGGCGAGCCCGGTGGACCGCTCTAGGCTCATCCCGGCCATGCTGGTGCTCACCATACTGGGCGCCATGCTGATGCTGCCCCCCCTGGTCTATGTGTTCAACCAGGACATCGCCCATTTCGGCGTCCGCCAGATCGTCTTTTACCTGTTCGCCCTTTGGCTGGCCCTGATTATCGGCACCGCCTTGCTCGCCCGCGCGCTCCCGCCCGAGCCGGCCGACCCCGATGCCGGCGAGGGTGAACGCTGATGCTGTCGGCCGATTTCGTGATTGCCACGGCTATCGGCTATGTCGGACTGCTCTTCGTGCTGGCCTATCTGGGTGATCGCCGTGCCCGCGCCAACCAGCGCTCGTTCCTCCATTCCCCCGCTGTTTATACCCTCTCCATCTCGGTCTACTGCACCAGCTGGACCTTCTACGGCGCCGTCGGCAATGCCGCCCGCAGCGGCCTCGAATTCCTCACCATCTATCTCGGCCCCACGCTCGTTTTCGTGGGCTGGTGGTTCCTGCTCCGCCGCCTCGTGCGCATCAGCCACCACCAGCGCATCACCTCCGTGGCCGATCTGCTGTCCTCGCGCTTCGGCAAATCCAACCGGCTTGCCGTGCTGGTGACCTGCATCGCGGTGGTCGGCATCGCCCCCTATATCGCGCTCCAGCTCAAGGCGGTGACCTCGTCCATCCAGGCCGTCGCCGGGGCCTCCGAGTTCGGGCAGGGGAGCCTCGCCGGCATCGATGATGTCGGCCTCGCGCTCGGCATCGCGGCGGGCATGGCGCTCTTCACCATCCTTTTTGGCACCCGCCATGTGGACGCCAAGGAGCAGCACCACGGCGTCGTCGCCGCCATTGCCTTTGAAGCCGTGGTCAAGCTCGCCGCGCTCCTGACCGTTGGCATTTTCGTGGTTTATGTCGGCGGTGGCTTTGAGGCCATCTTCAGCCGGGCGGCCGAGTTGGGCGTCGCCGTCGATGCCGCCAACACCTTTGATAGCCGCTGGTTGACCACGCTTGCCCTTTCGGTTGCCGCGATTGTTTGCCTGCCCCGGCAGTTCCAGGTCACCGTGGTCGAGAACTCCGACGAGAACCATCTGCGCGTCGCGAGCTGGGCCTTCCCCGCCTATATGCTGTTGATGAGCCTCTTCATCCTGCCCATTGCGGTGTTCGGGCTCACCACCATGCCCGCAGGCTCCAACCCCGACATGTTCGCCCTGACCCTGCCCATGGCCTTTGGCCAGGATGGCTTAGCGCTCCTCGCTTTCATCGGCGGCTTTTCCTCGGCCACCTCCATGATCATCCTTGAGTCCATTGCCCTCTCGATCATGGTGTCCAACCACATCCTCATGCCCCTGATCCTGCGCTTCAGTGCCGGCAGTAGCGGGGACGGGCAGGGGGTTACGCGGCTGCTCCTCAATGCCCGGCGCGTTTCCATCGTGCTGATCTTGTCGCTGGGCTTCTTCTACTTCTTTTTCACCCGCGACTCCGACGCCCTGGCGCCCATTGGCCTCATTTCCTTCACCGGCATCGCCCAGTTCTTCCCCGCCGTGCTCGCAGCCCTGTTCTGGCGCGAAGCCTCGCTCAAGGCCGCGACCTCTGCTATCGCGCTGGGCTTTGTCTTCTGGGTCTGGTGCAGCTTCCTGCCGTCCTTCCAGTCCGTTTCCCCGGCGGTCGCCATGCTCCTCGCCCACGGGCCCTGGGGCATCTCCTGGTTGCGGCCCGAAGCCATGTTCGGTCTCGATGGCTGGGACCCGCTGGCACATGCGGCCTTCTGGAGCCTCACGGTCAACGTCCTCACCCTGACCATCGTCTCGCTCCTCACCCGCCAGTCAGCCCTCGAGCGCCTCCAGGCCAGCGTCTTCCTTGATGTGTTCAAGCGCGGCCAC is a genomic window containing:
- a CDS encoding XRE family transcriptional regulator, which gives rise to MRAPIGFRISNRRKSLKISQAALARSLGISPSYLNLIENNKRDIGGALLNRVAAQLQIDIDELAGRTEQKLLQELEEAHADPLLESLPFRPDERRELVAQYPASATALARLHRAYATAQSNADAYADRLRSDPLLGELLHQILSGITAVRSSAEILEDVGDLDESERRQFLAAISREARTLSEVARNLIGQFETASESRRSGSPAREIDDLIIEQHNHFPLLEEAAEHLRAQLERAGSFGPATLTTLLATHFGIEVTAGGPPPEPGFPGQYSFDATTRRMWFAGASTLATRQFQLARLYGELAAPDAIALTLQNALLSTPTARRLAARAAGSYLAGAIVFPYGQMLQRAESCAYDLDHLRQSFNASYEQVAHRLVTLRRPGQEGIPFGFLRSDPAGRLTKHFPLPGLLLPNSGHACPLWAIYGAFRTPEALLRQVVRFSDGSRYLFLARTVQRRAGSFREQPAISSVMLACDVLHADRTIYGAGLDLSNPAADIPVGPACRLCTRRDCASRQEEPLAPGGSTAPDRAPLLPHQFGLGDPA
- a CDS encoding sensor histidine kinase translates to MLSADFVIATAIGYVGLLFVLAYLGDRRARANQRSFLHSPAVYTLSISVYCTSWTFYGAVGNAARSGLEFLTIYLGPTLVFVGWWFLLRRLVRISHHQRITSVADLLSSRFGKSNRLAVLVTCIAVVGIAPYIALQLKAVTSSIQAVAGASEFGQGSLAGIDDVGLALGIAAGMALFTILFGTRHVDAKEQHHGVVAAIAFEAVVKLAALLTVGIFVVYVGGGFEAIFSRAAELGVAVDAANTFDSRWLTTLALSVAAIVCLPRQFQVTVVENSDENHLRVASWAFPAYMLLMSLFILPIAVFGLTTMPAGSNPDMFALTLPMAFGQDGLALLAFIGGFSSATSMIILESIALSIMVSNHILMPLILRFSAGSSGDGQGVTRLLLNARRVSIVLILSLGFFYFFFTRDSDALAPIGLISFTGIAQFFPAVLAALFWREASLKAATSAIALGFVFWVWCSFLPSFQSVSPAVAMLLAHGPWGISWLRPEAMFGLDGWDPLAHAAFWSLTVNVLTLTIVSLLTRQSALERLQASVFLDVFKRGHHARGNFVLGSATANDLYFVAERVLGERRAAALFETAAREAGVGADQLDPTPEFISRLERELAGSIGAASAHVMLSKVVSGSDISLEEMMQMADETQQVIEYSQQLELTSAELRSTARQLEDANGRLRELDIRKDDFLSQVSHEVRTPMTSIRSFSEILLEEPDISERQRQHFVGTIHQESLRLTKLLDEILDLSALERGERAWENTPTDPQAALDRALVVCEAALRQHGVRLELGERAPAALVEGDADRLCQVFINLIINAIRYNNAPAPVVRVQTAVRSGSYAVEVVDNGPGIPTGERTLIFEKFSRGKRGLTEKGGAGLGLAISRQIVERMHGTLELVDGPLPGACFRVQLQLAC
- a CDS encoding response regulator, whose product is MTIDIVIAEDEPSILESLDFILRRAGWTISAVTDGDAALEAVRRLRPRILVLDVMLPKRSGFEVLKHIRANADTEHLPVLILTAKGQQQDRRIAAELGASDFVTKPYANAEVVGAVRQLLGEPGGPL